gtttttaaaatgagactcAGAGACCATCAGAACGTCAACTTCGTGTCTGCATGCAAATGCCGCAAGTTCAGCTGTCTTCCCTCGGAGTCCCGAGGCGTTCCAAAATACAATCTTTAGATTGCTGTGGTGGCGGGTAGAGTAGTTAGCATTAGGATTATACATTTCTGGCAAATGAATTCGCCTGAATGCTAGCGTATAAACAGTCTGTAAGCTTTGTCATTTGAGCAATTAACACATCCATTTTTCCTTCCAGCTTTTGAGTAGATTCAGCAGCGGCGGCCGCATGCTGGATCCGCTCCTGAGTCAGCAGGGTGATGAGATAGTCCAGTTTCTGGCTGAGCTCATCGCTAGGACGGACACTCTGACTGCTCGCCACGGGCTGGAATCCAGTTGTGGTCGCTGCTGGCGGCACCGAATGCCATACTTGCCTCCCAGGAAGAGGCTGGGAATGTCTCGCTGGTTGCCGTGTGCGGAGTGCATCGGCATAACTGCTCATTTGaactggaggagcaggagctcttGCGCCAGAGCGCGCTCGCCGGCGGCTAGGTTGCTGCAGTGCTGGAAATCCCTGCTGGTTCATGACGGGTGGCTGGCGGGGACGCCGCAAACCCTGAGTGGCGGGTAAGGTAGGCATCGAAAGTTTATTTAGCATCTTGTTGGTCTGATCTAACCCATTTCTTCTTTTGTTGCAGTACTCCTTATACTTCACACAGCCACGGTAGCTGGCAACATGGGGACCATCACAATTTGCGCATTTCGGCACCTCCTCCCGCTTCTTGGGGCAGTCCTTAGGGTCGTGCTTATCGCCGCACTTCAAACAAATAACTGCACGGTTGCAGTAATTCTTCGAGTGCCCAAACATCTGACACTTATGGCACTGAGGAACACCTGGCGCACGTATGGGCTTCTCCACCTTGACCCGTTGGCTGCAGATTGCCGTTAGTTCATAGATGTTATTGTTAATATCCTGAGGCTCTAGCTCAACCTCGAATAGGTCCAGTGGCTCCTTTGTAAACCTTTTAAAGATATTGGCAATATGCCTCACTTTATATCCGAGTCTTCCGAGCTGTTCACGCACCCAATCTGTGGGTGTGGAGCGGTGCAGGTGGCGTATAACAATACGCATTCCCCTCTCGCTTTTCAGGCGAAACGTTTTTGTTGTGTCGTATGCAGCGGTGGCGATACGTAACTAACATAACGCAACGTAACCCAGCTCGAGCCTTGGCCTGATCCAGCAGGTTAGGGGAGCCAGAGTTACGTTGCGCTATGGGGACTTTATTGTACCTATACTATAACAGCATTTTTAGTACAAATTGTTGGGGCTGTAGCttataaatatatgtaaatagcTGTCTACGAGCTGCTGTTAGCAGCCGTAGGCAGCAAATACGATGCTTTGAACAGCACGAAATCTCCTCTGCCGGCAGTGCTGCCGGCGCAATCATCATTGGGGGAAATCTCTCCACTTTGGCAACAGTCCGTTAGCCAGAGCGGGGAGAGGGAGTGGGCAGAGCCAAAGCATAAAATACTCTAGACTTTAAATTAAGTTTAAGTTTACATTATCGACTAAGGGGAAACATTTTGGCAGAAAAGGGagattatatatgtatgttttctATTCTAATTCTTGTCTTCttatttgtttttgtcttGTTTACGTTTCTCTTCTGCCCACTGGTCCGGGGCAGCCAGAGCTATTGCTTGTCAATTGGAGTAATTAGTACTAGTACTATACATTACTGGCATAAGAATTTGCCTGGATGCTAGCGTATAAGCAATCTGTCAGCTTAGTCATCTGTGCAATTAGTACATCTATCTTCCCTTCCAGTTTCTGGGTAGATTCAGCAGCGGCGGCCGCATGCTGGATCCGCTCCTGTGTCAGCAGTGTGATGAGGTAGTCCAGTTTCTGGCTGAGTTCATCGCTAGGACGGACACTCTGACTGCTCACAGTGGGCTGGAATCCGATTGTGGTCGCTGTGGGTGGCACCGACTGCCATACTTGCCTCCCTGGAAGAGGCTGAGAATGACTCGCTGGCTGCCTTGTGCGGAGTGCATCGGCATAGCTGCTCATCTGagctggaggagcaggagctcttGCGCCTGAGCGCGCTCGCCGGCGGCTAGGTTGCTGCAGTGCTGGAAATCCCTGCTGGTTCATGACGGGTGGCTGGCGGGGACGCCGCAAACCCTGAGCGGCGGGTAAGGTAGGCATTGAAAGTTTGCTCAACATCCTGTTGGTCTGTTCTAACCCATTTTTCCTTCTGTTGCAGTATTCTTTATATTTGATGCAACCACGGTAGCTGGCAACATGGGGACCATTACAGTTGGCGCATTTCGGCACATCCTCCCGCTTCTTGGGGCAGTCCTTGGGGTCATGCTTCTCCCCACACTTGAGACATACAACTGCACGGCTGCAGTAGTTCTTCGAGTGCCCAAACATCTGACACTTATGACACTGGGGAACGCCTGGCGCGCGTATGGGCTTCTCGACCTTGATCCGCTGGCTGCAAATTGCCGTTAGCTCATAGATACCATTGTTGCTCTCCTGTGGCTCAAGCTCAACCTCGAATAGGTCCAATGGCTCCTTTGTAAATCTTTTATGTATATTGGCAATATGCCTCACCTTATATCCGAGTCTACCAAGCTGTTCACGCACCCAGTCTGTGGGTGTGGAACGGTGCAGGTGACGTATGACGATACGCATACCCCTCTCGCTTCGCAGTCGAAATGTATGGTAATCCACACCTTCCCCCTCAGATAAGAGCCGAATTAGGGCCCTATAGCCATCTATTGTATGGCACATGACTTTAAGAGATCCATTGTTGGCAGTCTTAGTGTCATATGTGCCTGCGCCAATGGCATTGTCAATGCATTGGAGCAGGGGAACGATTTCAGAGACGTTGGGAATGTATATAGGGGCTGGCCGCACAATTCTGGcgtcagcagtagcagcagcattggGTGCGTGCGCAGTGGTAGGGGCAGGCGGGGGGGTGGTGTGAGGAGTAGAGGGCCTGTTTGTGGGAACAGGTTCCTCGGCTTCCGTCTCTCCCTCGCTGCAGTCAGTGTCAATATCCATGTCGTCATTGGCTACGTCGTCAGCATCCGAGAGTATTTCGAAGTAGTTCGTTATACTCCTCTGGCTAGAGTCAGGCTTCTCCTTGGTGATTGCTGTCCGCTTGATCTTCTTGGCCGACGCCTTTGTAATCGGCGAGCCCAAGGTGGTCGTTCGCTTCTTGTTCCGAGCCTCATACTCTGCCATCAGCTTAGCAGTTGCTTTCCTTTCCAATGCCAGTTTCTCCCGCTGCACCTTGAGGATCTCGCACAGAGTCGGCTGGCTCTGCACAGGTGCTGCAAGGGCACCAGTAGAAACTGGAGGACGTTGAGCGGCGTGGGCAGCTACACGAGCAGCACTAGCAGTAGTAGGAGCTGTTGCAGCTGGAGGGCGTTTAGCTGCGGCGGCAGCTACGCGAGTATGGGCGGTGGCTTTGGCAGCAGCAGGAATGGCAGCACAGGCAGCTGCAGCAGAGGCTCTGGGTAGCATGGCAGCGGGGGGGGTTAGCAATGGCTTGGTTGACAGTGCAGCGGACGGGGCCTGCATCGACTTggctgcagcggcagctgaAGTTGATGGCATGTCACTTGTCAGATCCGCCAATGAGGTCGAGCGATAGGAGAGGGGGCGCATGTCAGTCTGTGAGATTCCCGGCATTAGTTGCGGGGGGGAATGCAGATCATCTTCGCTGTCCGAAAAGGGAGCACGTGAGGCCACAATGGGCTTCTTCTTTGACTTGGGACACGGTTTGCGTAccattgtttattgttttttgtggCTTTATTAGCGCAATTTGACACAAGTGTGAGAATGgtgaaggggggggggggcagcaGCGGCTGCAGCCTACCCCACGTTTTTTCACTTTCGGCACTTTGGTTATGTTGTAGGTCAGTGAAAAACTTATACACGGCACAACACTTCGCGTTGCCCGGAATGTATTTACAGAATATTGCACAATgtatactttttgttgtgtcGTATGCAGCGGTGGCGATACGTAACTAACATAACGCAACGTAACCCAGCTCGAGCCTTGGCCTGATCCAGCAGGTTAGGGGAGCCAGAGTTACGTTGCGCTATGGGGACTTTATTGTACCTATACTATAACAGCATTTTTAGTACAAATTGTTGGGGCTGTAGCttataaatatatgtaaatagcTGTCTACGAGCTGCTGTTAGCAGCCGTAGGCAGCAAATACGATGCTTTGAACAGCACGAAATCTCCTCTGCCGGCAGTGCTGCCGGCGCAATCATCATTGGGGGAAATCTCTCCACTTTGGCAACAGTCCGTTAGCCAGAGCGGGGAGAGGGAGTGGGCAGAGCCAAAGCATAAAATACTCTAGACTTTAAATTAAGTTTAAGTTTACATTATCGACTAAGGGGAAACATTTTGGCAGAAAAGGGagattatatatgtatgttttctATTCTAATTCTTGTCTTCttatttgtttttgtcttGTTTACGTTTCTCTTCTGCCCACTGGTCCGGGGCAGCCAGAGCTATTGCTTGTCAATTGGAGTAATTAGTACTAGTACTATACATTACTGGCATAAGAATTTGCCTGGATGCTAGCGTATAAGCAATCTGTCAGCTTAGTCATCTGTGCAATTAGTACATCTATCTTCCCTTCCAGTTTCTGGGTAGATTCAGCAGCGGCGGCCGCATGCTGGATCCGCTCCTGTGTCAGCAGTGTGATGAGGTAGTCCAGTTTCTGGCTGAGTTCATCGCTAGGACGGACACTCTGACTGCTCACAGTGGGCTGGAATCCGATTGTGGTCGCTGTGGGTGGCACCGACTGctttttttgttcttgttcGTCTTGCGAACTAAATTGGTAGTCTCTCTTCATGTCGAACCAATTCCCATCGCCACCTGCATTAGCAGGGGGGAGGGAGGCCGACATGAAGAGAGAACcgttttatttgattataCTCTTTAGCATATTTTACAAATAGTTTCGCGCCGGCTGCTTATCTACATTACATGTAGTTGCAGACGTGGCTGTGAATTGACAGGGTAACATTTGTTACGGTATTGGcttatttggtattttttttaacAGCTATCGATCATTTGGCTAGATGCTAGGGTAACACTAATCTTATTGCTACTTTGTTTACAttgtttttaatttgttttaattATTTCAGGTGGAGTATGCGGCCGTGGAGAACATCATTGCGCCTATTGGTCTCGTCGTCGGCTGCGAAGTGGAATCCTTGCGAGTGTCGGCGCTAAACTGGGACTGCAGGACAGCATCAACAGGGCTGAAGCTGGCCGAGGTCCAGTGCATCGACATTCTGGATGTGGATTACCAATTTCTGTGAAGGTGAAGTGGCTTCGTATCTGTGGAAGAATAGAAAGGTTTTTAGTTTCTTTTCAGCCGCCGCCATAATCTGGATTCTGGAGCTGCCGCCGTCCATCCTCAGGTTCTCTGCTGGGGCCGTCATTTGCCTGCGTAGCAGCTGCATTAGCGCTACTGCGGCTGATTTCCATATTGTGTGTTGCAAACGGATTTCGCAGCCAGTTCTCGCGTCTGACTTGGAGCAATATTGATTGGATGGCTGTCAggcttctgttgctgtttggATTGTGCTCTTCTATCATTGCGGCATACCTTGGCCTGGCCAGCCTTCTTGGAATGTATGGGTGCGTTGCGATCTCACAGGCAAgtaattttttttgtgtgtcgtATGCAGCGGAGGCGATACGTAACTAACATAACGTAACGTAACCCAGCTCGAGCCTTGGCCTGATCCAGCAGGTTAGGGGAGCCAGAGTTACGTTACGCTATGGGGACTTTATTTATACCAATACTTAATATAGCATTTTAGGTACAATTTGTTGAGGCTGTTACttaatataaatgtatgtaaATAGCTGTCTACGGTTGCTAACAGCAGCCGTAGGCAGCAAATACGATGCTTTAAACAGCACGAAATCTCCATTGCCGGCAGTGTTGCCGGCGCAATCGTCCATATGGGGAAATCTCTCCACTTTGGCAACAGTCCGTTTGCCagaggggggagagggagtgggtAGAGCTAAAGCATAATACTCTAGACTATAGATAGATTTAAATGTAGATTATAATTAAGGGGAACATTTTGGTTGCCTTCATTGGCAGAAAAGGGagattatatacatatatatgttatCTATTCTATGTCTtgtcttttatttgttttgtcttgtttttgtttctcctCTGCCCACTGGTCCGGGGCAGCCAGAGCTATTGCTTGTTTTGTTTCTGTCTTCATTTCTTCCTTCGTTACTGTTCCGCCCTCTGGTCCGGGGCAGCCAGCATTGAGTTGAGCGTTTGTGTGGATGAGTGTTTGTATGTGCGCTTGTATGTGCGCAACGGTCCGTTGTCTCATCAGTGGAAATGGCCGAAGTCCACCACCTTCCAGTTGTTGTTGgcttctctcttcctctcagGGAGTTCACTGGCGGCAATTCGAGATCTataggagaaggaggagacaGAAATTGCGCAGCAGAAATGCTAACGCTCATAGCTTTGAACAGCAGCGCCTTGTTCGGACGCGTTTTTGGCAATCGTTCGCATGAGTCTTCTACTCTTTTTAATAATTTGCAGTTGTCCATTTCTATGTCGTTAGTTAATCGGTTTAGGAAGATATTAAGCAGAGTGATCATTCCGTAACGGCCAATTGTCGCGCTCGCATATGcctctgtgtttttttttccgtgcgtgtgtgttttctGTGTACGAATGTGGCAGCCATGGTTGTTGCATTCTTAGGGGCTGAACGGGACTTTGCTGGCGGTAAGTCTTCATTGCTGCTGTACATTTTGGCTGTTATTCTCTGTGTTTCTTGTACCCGTTGCTGGCGGTGGTTGATGTTCCTGGGCAtttgtgttcgtgtgtgtgagtgtgcttCCATTGACCTGGCCGTTATCGCTGTGccgcgagtgtgtgtcagctATCTCGTTCATTGCTGCATTCAATGCCAGTCCCAATCGTTCTAGTCGCTGCCTTCTGCTGCTGACCGTCAGATCGATCGTGGCTATGGGGGCAGGCTCCAGTTGCCTCCGTCTTGGCAGTATGACCTCTGTGTAGTAGTTGAACTCTGTTGGCGGCGACACTGGGCGATCCATCCTGATCAGCATCCTCCGCATGTCATCAAGGTCCCGGTCGTGGCTGATTTGGTCTTCTTCGGTGAACGGGCGCTGGTTAGGGATCATCTCAATTCGGTTCCATTCGTGTTTCGCGAGTTCTTTGGGAAGGTGTTTGGCAAGATACTCGGAATACCGGGGTCTAGAGATTCGGTGCGGTACGTAGGGGTCATTGACCACTTTGGCTGCCTCAATGTTGTGGTGGGATCTCATTTGCCCCGTGTACCTCTTGCACGTCCTCTCGTAAACTGCCTCAACCGTGTCCACTTCCAGGTCCCTGTGGATGGTGTCATTCCTCACATACCATGGAGCGTTACATATCAGTCGAAGGGTCTTGTTCTGCTCAACCTGGATCCGTCCAAATTCTGCGCTGGTAGCTAATGGACCCCATACGGCCAATGTGTACTGCCAGATCGGTGCGATCATCTGCTTGTACAGCATTACCTTGGTTTTGAGGTTCAATTTGCTGCTTGTGTTCAGGAGCCAGCGCAGTTTTTGGACCCTTGCCCTGACCTTTGTGACGACGTTGCTGATGTGCAGGTGGAACTGTAGCTTGGCGTCCAGCTTGACCCCCAGATATGAGTGCACGGCGACGCTACTGATTCGCTGGTCGGCGATGTGCGGCTGCAAATCATCATCTGGCTGCTGGATCGTGCGCAACGTATGCACTATATGCACAGTTTTGGAGGCATTGATGGTGATGCCCCATTGCTTTGCCCAGTTGGAGATGCTGAGCAGGAAGCGGTTGAGCTTTTGGGTAGCCATGAGCTGATTCATGCCAGTCGCCAGGATTGCTGTGTCGTCAGCATAGGTAGCCAAGAGCATACCCCTGTCGCGAGGAAGCGGCATGTCGTATGTATACAGATTGTATAGAACTGGCCCAAGTACGCTGCCCTGAGGAACGCCTGCTGCAATCTTTTTGTACCCTGACTTGACTCCGCCTGTGCATTCCACATAGAAAGTTCGATCGTCCAAGTAGTGGGACAAGACTCTGTATATTGCTGCCGGCAACAGCTGCTTCATCTTGTACTTCAGGCCCGAATGCCAGACTCGGTCGAATGCCTCCTGTATGTCCATGTAGATGGCTGAGCAGTACAGGTTGTTCTCATATGTGGACAAAATGAACTTCGAGACTCTCCCCAATTGGTGTTCAGCCGCGTGCACCTGTCTGAAGCCGAACTGATGGTTTGGAATAGCCTCGACAAATCCATCAGCTTCCATCATCCTGGTCAGAATGAGACGCTCAAACAGTTTGGACAGACCCGAAAGCAGACTGATGGGGCGATAAGATGCCAACTTATCGGCGGGTTTTCCTGGCTTGGGGATCATACTAACTGCCGCGTGTTTCCACCTGTTAGGAAAGCAACCAATCCTAAGGGAGCTGTTGCATATGAGTGCAAAATACAGGAGAGCAGACTTGGGTAGAGCTTTTATcgtccttttttttttgttcttgttcGTCTTGCGAACTAAATTGGTAGTCTCTCTTCATGTCGAACCAATTCCCATCGCCACCTGCATTAGCAGGGGGGAGGGAGGCCGACATGAAGAGAGAACcgttttatttgattataCTCTTTAGCATATTTTACAAATAGTTTCGCGCCGGCTGCTTATCTACATTACATGTAGTTGCAGACGTGGCTGTGAATTGACAGGGTAACATTTGTTACGGTATTGGcttatttggtatttttttttaacagCTATCGATCATTTGGCTAGATGCTAGGGTAACACTAATCTTATTGCTACTTTGTTTACAttgtttttaatttgttttaattATTTCAGGTGGAGTATGCGGCCGTGGAGAACATCATTGCGCCTATTGGTCTCGTCGTCGGCTGCGAAGTGGAATCCTTGCGAGTGTCGGCGCTAAACTGGGACTGCAGGACAGCATCAACAGGGCTGAAGCTGGCCGAGGTCCAGTGCATCGACATTCTGGATGTGGATTACCAATTTCTGTGAAGGTGAAGTGGCTTCGTATCTGTGGAAGAATAGAAAGGTTTTTAGTTTCTTTTCAGCCGCCGCCATCATCTGGATTCTGGAGCTGCCGCCGTCCATCATCAGGTTCTCTGCTGGGGCCGTCATTTGCCTGCGTAGCAGCTGCATTAGCGCTACTGCGGCTGATTTCCATATTGTGTGTTGCAAACGGATTTCGCAGCCAGTTCTCGCGTCTGACTTGGAGCAATATTGATTGGATGGCTGTCAggcttctgttgctgtttggATTGTGCTCTTCTATCATTGCGGCATACCTTGGCCTGGCCAGCCTTCTTGGAATGTATGGGTGCGTTGCGATCTCACAGGCAAGTAAATTTGTGTGCTGCATTAACCGAGTGTAGTAGTTCCTGCAGAGTCTGTTATAAACTTCTTCCACAGTTGCTACTTGGAGATCCGCATGCAGTGCGTTGTTGCTCACATACCAGGGAGCATTTGTCATTGCTCTGAGAGCTTTGTTTTGGATCGTCTGGAGCTTTGCCATTTGCATGTTTGAAGTCAGTGGCCCCCAGACTGGCATGGCATACTGCCATATTGGGGCAATCAGCTGCTTATAGAGGAGGACCTTTGGAGGTAGTGGGAGTTTGCTGTTTCTGCCGATGATCCAGTCGAGCTTTTTGATCCGGGCCCTTGTTTTAGTGACAACAGCCGCTACGTGCTTATTGAAATTGAGCTTCGTATCCATCTGTATTCCTAGGTATGGCATGACGGGTTTTTTGGCCAGGAGTTGCCCGGCTAACCTTGGAGCTGGAGTGTGTAGCTGCACAGGTGAGAGAGTGTGTAGAACATGAGCAGTTTTTGCAAGACTGATGGTTATTCCCCATTTCTTAGCCCATGATAATGCATcagccaggagccgctccacaTTTTCGTTGGCTTGTTTTGGACTTGGGGCAGATACGAGGTATACTGCGTCATCAGCGTACGTTGCTAGCATTTGGGTTGAGTTTGCGTGTCTTGGTGGCTGCGGCATGTCGGCAGTGTAAAGGTTGTAGAGTACTGGGCCAAGTACGCTTCCTTGCGGCACTCCAGCGGTTATGTGCTTTAGGCTTGAGGTGATGTTGTTGCAGCAGACGACTTTGAAGCTTCTGTCTGAGAGATAGCTGGTGAGTAGAATGTATAGATTGTCAGGTACTACCGTTTTAACTTTGCAGAGAAGACCCTGATGCCAGACTCTATCAAAGGCCTCCTGGATATCCATGTACACAGCACTGCAATGCCGCTGCGCTTCGTAGGATCTGAGGATGAATTGCGTGACTCGTCCGATTTGCTGTTCCGCTGAGTGTTGACTTCTGAAGCCAAATTGATGGTTTGGAATAGCCATGGCAAAGCTTTCTTCTTCAAAAAGTCGTTTGAGGATGAGGCGTTCAAGGATTTTGGAGAAGCCTGTAAGCAGGCTGATGGGTCTGTAGGACTCAAGCCTATCACTCGGCTTTCCTGGCTTCCTTAACATTGAGATTTTTGCGCATTTCCAGGACTTTGGGAAGTGGCCGAACTGCAGAGCCGAGTTGCATATCAACAGCAGATACTCGATGGCGGATGTTGGCAGAGATTTAATGACGCGATTGTCGATACTGTCGAAACCGGGTGCCTTTTTCGTCTTGAGCTTCTTAATTTCCGATTTGAGTTCCTGGATGGTCACAGGTCTGATTATTTGAGCAGCTTCATCTGGACCGTTATCTTGTAATACTGCGTTAATTTCTTCTCTGTCTTCTAGGTCTGCCGTGATCTTTGGCGTGAAACGTGCTTCCAGGTGCTGCGCAAAGGCCTCAGCTTTTTCCTCCGTAGTTTTGCACCAAGGTTCAGCAGGAGCTTGCTGCCCTTCCGCAACGTGCCTTCTGACTGGCAGATTTGGGATGGGCTGTCTCTTGATTGTGTTGGTAAGCCGCCACAGTTTCTGCATGCTGTACCTATCAGTTGGGTCAATGTCGTGTAGCAGTCTGTTCATTTGTTTGTCTTTTTGCAGCTTGATCCGTTTACGTATTCTGTTAGTCAGCTGATTGATAGTGCGTGCAATGAGGGGGTTGGAGCACCTATCTTTTTGGTTGATTTTGCAGAGAATTCTTTTGATCTTGATCGCTTTCAGCGTTTGCGAGTCAAGATGGAAGCTTTGCGGTCCGTACACTGTGTGCTGGTTACTTGAGGTTTGCGAAGCCAATTCAGCTGCAATGTAAATGTTCTTTTCAAGGATAGCCACTGCATCATCTATGTCGTCGCCGTTGTGAAGTTCAGTCTCCAGATGGATTCGCTGTTCTAGGTGAGCTTGAAATCTTCTGATATTTGCATTTTTTGGTAATAGTATCTTCTTTTTTCCATATTCAGGTCTCAGGAGGAGTCTAATAATTTGCATGTTGT
The sequence above is a segment of the Drosophila miranda strain MSH22 chromosome 4, D.miranda_PacBio2.1, whole genome shotgun sequence genome. Coding sequences within it:
- the LOC117188574 gene encoding uncharacterized protein LOC117188574, giving the protein MLDPLLSQQGDEIVQFLAELIARTDTLTARHGLESSCGRCWRHRMPYLPPRKRLGMSRWLPCAECIGITAHLNWRSRSSCARARSPAARLLQCWKSLLVHDGWLAGTPQTLSGGFWVDSAAAAACWIRSCVSSVMR
- the LOC117188573 gene encoding uncharacterized protein LOC117188573 — encoded protein: MAKLSSSKSRLRMRRSRILEKPVSRLMGLWEVAELQSRVAYQQQILDGGCWQRFNDAIVDTVETGCLFRLELLNFRFEFLDGHRSAVIFGVKRASRCCAKASAFSSVVLHQGSAGACCPSATCLLTGRFGMGCLLIVLLDPFTYSVSQLIDSACNEGVGAPIFLVDFAENSFDLDRFQRLRVKMEALRSVHCVLVT